The following DNA comes from Alnus glutinosa chromosome 6, dhAlnGlut1.1, whole genome shotgun sequence.
GAATCTTGCCCTTGTTTGATGctctaaaaatttaatcaacaattcaaaataaaatatgtttgtCAATACACAAAAATGGACAATATGTAGTTAATTTTTACAAACcagtataataaaataatatatgttcataaaatatatgagaaatacTTGAGTGCATATATATACTTGCACCATAGGTATCtcttcttaagaaaaaaaatttggaagatGCTTTGGATGCACCAACAAGCACGTTCAGAACTTTAAAACTATTGAAGGTGCTCCATGACAGGGTATTTGGTGTGAAGAAGATGGGTGTATATTCAATTCTATTTGCTATCCTTTTTGCATTAATTGCAGCAAATATTGTCTTTTCCTAAGtcagttttttttcaaaaattaaatatcatatatgaagcgaaatgaaactaaattacttaaaaaaaataaagttttaaaattacaattaccaAATATGTGTTTAAACCTATGCTTGACCCCCTTGACCTATAGATAGTCCCATCCATGGCTGAAGAAAGGAGAGATGGAGAAAACAGCAATACCCCTAATCACTCCCCACAGGATGGGAAACTTCAATCTCTCTCACAGGTGAGTATGATTGAAACCCACTTAGATTGGTTGCGTTCTTTATTAACGACTTGACGTTTTGATGGATGTGTAGGATAGTTTTGGCACCGTTAACAAGAACGAGATCTTACAACTTCGTTGCTCAACCCCATGCCGTTTTGTTTTACGCTCAGAGAACAACAAAGGGTGGCTTCTTGATTACAGAAGCCTCTGGGATATCAGACACTGCTCAAGGGTAATCATCTTGGTGTGCATGTGCTATTTTTTCGCATTGACAAATTTTTAAGgtcatttatttattcttaCAGCACCAGATTTTAGACAAAAATTGAGTGTCTCTCTGCTTTAGACATAAAATTTCTTGCGCCTTAGACTCtagaaataactaaaatttcATGTTTGGAATGAatggttagaatttttttttcttttttttctttttggtaggTGGGCGTAGACAAATCGTATAATTATACATTGTGAATTGCCAAATAAGATATGAGTGGTGTTAGTGGTGATGTCCATTAAATGGGATCATTGCAGTAAGTGGGATAAGTGTCTATCCCTCTAAATTCTTTTTGGGGTGTTGAATTTCCATTTTCCGCTTATACAAAGCGTGAAAACATCACATATATACTTcttacttatatttttatttttatttttgaagttcCCTAAATACTCCTGGCATTTGGACAAGAGAACAAGTTGAAGCATGGAAACCAATTGTGAATGCTGTTCATGAAAAAGGGGGCATATTCTTTTGCCAACTTTGGCATGCCGGCAGGGTTTCCGACTATTGTAACTTTTCTTTTCCCATATGTTCTGTTCCTGGACTTGTAATTAGCATGGTTAGAGCATCTCCATGATTTATCTACTTTCTATCTAAAATGGCTAAACAAAAgttactttttctattttaactagtcactttttaaaaaatcatacaccatcttatttaatttttttgaatcgattaaaataatctttttaataaatttatattgcagatgggagagacagagagaaaaagtaattaaaaacgTATTTATAGAGGTGTTGGTTAGCCATTTTACATAGAAATCCAAAATACATAAGTCATTGTGGATGCTCGGATTCTTACCGGAGTGTTAAGAGTTAGTATATATGTAGACCTTTTAATAGCATGCTCCATAGGTTATCAACCTGATGGCCAGCCTCCAATATCTAGCACGGAAAAGCCAATAACAGCTGAGTTTCATATTGATGGCACTAGCGCAGCAAATTACCCACCTCCTCGACGGCTAAAAACTGATGAAATCTCTCAAGTTGTCAATGACTTCAGAATTGCAGCAAAAAATGCCATGGAAGCAGGTAATCCTTGACAGAGAACTTTTATATATGATAATGGTGTTAATTTggctttggtttgaaaaaagcTTTTGATTTGATACAAAGGTGAGAAGTGTTTTTTGGCGAGATTCatgtttgaaaagtgttttgaagaatatcttatgttttgaattgtGTTACAAAATTGAAATGCACCACGCAATTAAAATAGTATCTCAGTTGTACTGAAATGTGTTGTTCTGCATGATTCTCCAACAATTTGTCTTTCCTCCCAGCGGTGGAGTACGCTATCAGAATTACTAGAGTAATACTCACAAATTCAAGTTTAAGAGAACTCAAAACAAATTGGGAGAGAACCTAATGGTCACTTTACACTAGAGAATTTCTCATGATTTGTAGATACCTCAACGGCCATTCAATGGCAGGATATATATAGTCTCACCCCCATTGATGGGGAGGATGAACATTTGAGCGTTACTCCACAAGTGCACTATCGTGCATAACGCCTATCAACGTAACTAACAGGCGTTACGCTTGTTTGTTAAAGCCAGGCGACGGAGTTACTATAACTCCTGacaaagggttttttttttttttcagtgtgcTATTAAAAGCATATGGAGGGGCACGCCTACTGTGGGTGCCCTCCCTTCCATTTAACAAATGTTTATTAAAGGTTTTGAGAAAAGTATCTTCAAAACCGTTACCAAACGAGGCCGCTACCGATATTTATAGAAGTACTTTGACATCCAGTGGCATAACAAGCATGCACTTGTGTCGGTGTGTGGGCTGATAATACAGGCTTTGTACGGTGGACCATCATACAATTTGTAGACTTGTAGTGAAGCAGGTGGCATACTTTGGTTTTTTCCGACCAGTCTTTTGTTGGGCTGAAATTTCTTTAACTGAAGTACTTAGCAATATCTAATTTCCATGGTCGTCTATAATTCTCTTGGCCGTAAAGGAAAATTCATAATCAAAATTACAGGTTTTGATGGGGTGGAGATTCATGGAGCCAATGGGTACTTGCTTGATCAGTTCCTGAAGGATCAAGTCAATGATAGAACAGATGAATATGGGGGGAACTTAGAAAATCGTTGTCGCTTCCCACTAGAAGTAATTAAAGCCATTGCTGATGAGATTGGGGCCAATAGAGTCGGCATTAGGCTCTCTCCTTTCGCCGATTACAATGACTGTGGCGATTCCAACCCTGAAGCTCTTGGCCTTTTCATGGCCGAGTCCTTAAACAAATATGGAATACTCTATTGTCATATGATTGAGCCAAGGATGATCACCCAGTTTGTGGAGGGGGAGACTAAACATAGTCTGCTACCCATGAGGAAGGCCTTCAAGGGTTCATTCATTGTTGCAGGTGGATACAATAGGGATGGTGGAAATGAAGCAATTGCCTTTGGTAATGCAGATTTAGTTGCTTTTGGGCGCTGGTTTTTGGCCAACCCAGATTTGCCAAGGAGATTTGAGATCAATGCAGAGCTTAACAAATATGACAGAAGCACCTTTTACACACCTGATCCTGTTATCGGATACACAGACTATCCGTTTCTTGAACCCGACACTTAAACTAAATCCCATTGTTTATGAACATATATACAGAATACCCATTTTCTTTAACCAAATAATTTGATTCGAAATCTATCGAGTGCTGTATTATACTATTATACATTGGTCCTTTCTATGTCCGATACAATCTTTACTTATCAGTAAAAGACCTCCTTTATATGTCTGAAATAATCATTACTTGTCAGTAAAAGATCTGTTACTTCCACAAACGGATGTGGATTTTTGAACGGCTGGACTGGACCGGACGATGGGTCACCTCTAAGACAATAAGAAAACTATCGGAACGGCAACAACCGGCAGGGAGAATATGATAGCTCCATAGAAGGAATAAAGCTTCTCACCAAACACAAGACCTGCTAGGCAATAAAGCTGCGTTAAGCCGTTGCATGCAAGTTAATATATAATGCACAGTAATTTTCTGCTGcatccctaaaccctaaatcctataAAGGATGTAATCAGAATATGATGGCTCAATTGAAGGACACGAGACAAGTCTGATATATTCACATGAAGATATCACTGAATGTGACTAACGTGAAATGGTGGCAACTCTTTTTGACAAGAACTAGAACAATAACACCCGTGTTGGAAAgattaccaaaaaaatatataatttggaaatggttgtatttgttatggaaggagtttgtttattaaatcactatttatctcaaaaacttaagaTAATATGAAAAtgtgaatttaataataaaaaatagtaaatttaatcatttaattaatactttaacaattttccTTATATGTGAGTTCAAACTCTCGCTCAACAAGTGGGGTTTAACacaatatttaactaaaattggCGATTAATTGTAGAGTCAAGATTCAAACGCATGACCTTTACTCTAATGTCATGTAAACTTTGAAATAATAAGTCtcacatgaagaaaaaaaaaaaaagtgaagaaaatagCTCATCTCTAactattgttttcaaaaaaatactttttttttttttttttgaaggaaagttGAAACTTTCAGTAATCATGAAGAAATGTACGTAATAAACCACCATATAGGTGTACATAAGACACCATcataaaggatttttttttttttttttgatatgtccacacaagagggggaggaaTGATTCGAACTGGTGACctctgcttcatgaggcgtggtccccagccgattgagttaAACCTTGGGGACTACATCACCATAAAAGGTGTGCACCCAACCTGAGCTAAAACAAGACTCCGACCAACGCAAACAGTTGctacaaataaaatttaaccAAATAGAAGGATGCCTCTACGATGATATTGAACTTTCATTGAACTAGGAGAATGTCACACATTCAGGGCAAAAAGCAATGACTAGGTTAATAATCACAGAGCAAATTGCCAaagaactaacaaaaaaaaaaaaaaatgaaaaaaaaacactcaaaatagAACTACTGATAGAGGAGAAACCGCCACCGAAGACGGCGCGTGTGTCGTCAGAAAACACCCCACCAATAATCGAACACCACAAGCCACTAGACGCCACCAGACATGGCAAAGGGAACAGAGCATGGCCTTCACCTGTGACCCAAGTTGTGAGAACACCCTAGCACGTGAGGACCACGTGCCGAGCACCGATAAGCATTTTGGCCGTAGCAAGTAGTGGCTGGACTAGAGGACGGTGACGAGCAAGATTGAGGATGTGTGTCGACCAGAGGGCTGCGGAACACCATAGATCTTGCCTCAAAGAATACTTGAGTGCACTTGCACCATAGGCATCTcttcttaaaagaaaattttggaagatGCTTTGGATGCACCAACAAGCACACCCAGAACTTTGCACTAAAACCATTGAAGATGCTCCATGACAGGGTATTTGGTGCGAAGAAGATGGATGTGTATTCAATTCTATTTGCTATCCTCTTTGCATTAACTGCAGCGAATATTGTCTTGGTGTGCAGTTACTTAACAAGGAATCCCAATTACACTCAAActcataaatcattttattgTGCTTGAATCTTGCCCTTGTTTGATGCcctaaaaatttaacaaataattcaaaataaaaaataattgtcaatACACAAAAATGACactttgtagttaatttttacaaaccaacctaaaaagtaatatatgtttataaaataatgagaaattcatgcttttttattaatgtaattaaaaaaatatgtaagaagtacataccgttaaaaaaacatatatttctcATGCTAAGAAAcatttaacaatttattatattGATTTGTGGCTaatttacatgaaaatattttttcaagcCAAAAATAAACATATCTTCTTAAGGcggaaaaagtaaaaataatcagAATTTCAGGAGGgttaaaaaatcaaaaggataaaaaaataaataaagaattattATGACAcgtgtgattaaaaaaaaaaaaaggataatgaAAAACCTCCATGCGAAATGAAAGTCCACAACTTCACTCACAGTATTAGTCTATTAGAGGGGCCAAACGACTGCAAATCGTAGCTCCCAAACCCAAAGCCGTAGAGCCCTATACGGGGAAGACGAAGATGAGAATGGGGTCAAGGTTCGATCTCCTTCTCTTTACCATTGCTCTGCTCTCAGTGCCAGTGCTATCCGATCTGATCCTCTCCAAGGTTGACCGACGTGTAAGTCTCGCTCCGATCTTTCTTCAATTTTGCCTTTTCAATTCGTAAttttctagggtttagggttttaaaagaGATCTCGTATGTTGTTCGCTTTTGGATCTGTTTCTTTAGGATTTAAATGGTGAACTCAGAAATTAAAGTTTGCAATGCAGTGTACAGTCTAATGTATAAGGCTGTGTTTGGAAAGTGATGTAACATTTTAAGATCCGCCCAGAATTTCATAACTTACATTGaatcatttcaagaaaaatgctctttatttcttatttttcttcgcAATGATGACTGTAGttatagatttttgtttcaaatgACATAGAAAACTTGAGTTTTAAGGACAACCAAACAGGCCCTTGATGAAGGAGATTACGAAAACTG
Coding sequences within:
- the LOC133870430 gene encoding putative 12-oxophytodienoate reductase 11; translation: MEKTAIPLITPHRMGNFNLSHRIVLAPLTRTRSYNFVAQPHAVLFYAQRTTKGGFLITEASGISDTAQGSLNTPGIWTREQVEAWKPIVNAVHEKGGIFFCQLWHAGRVSDYCYQPDGQPPISSTEKPITAEFHIDGTSAANYPPPRRLKTDEISQVVNDFRIAAKNAMEAGFDGVEIHGANGYLLDQFLKDQVNDRTDEYGGNLENRCRFPLEVIKAIADEIGANRVGIRLSPFADYNDCGDSNPEALGLFMAESLNKYGILYCHMIEPRMITQFVEGETKHSLLPMRKAFKGSFIVAGGYNRDGGNEAIAFGNADLVAFGRWFLANPDLPRRFEINAELNKYDRSTFYTPDPVIGYTDYPFLEPDT